In a single window of the Orenia metallireducens genome:
- a CDS encoding M20 metallopeptidase family protein, producing the protein MLNIKEESFKIKEDIIKVRREIHANPELGFEEWETARLVADYLRSLGLEVEEGIAKTGVVGFLEGKNRDKVIAIRADMDALPIKEQNECEYKSQTEGKMHACGHDSHTAMVLGVAKLLTKFKDQLEGSVKFIFQPNEEQTEMPGGADTMIEEGVLEDPKVEAILGIHVNPQLEVGTVGIKEGPIMAATDKFKITIKGEGGHGAAPHETIDAIIIAADIVQNLQSIVSRRISPVEPTVLTIGKLCGGESYNVIADEVEIEGTVRTVNPEVRDKVPLLMEQTIDGVTDIFGGDYTFDYQFGHSVLENDKKLTALITQVSKEIIGEDNTVILKNPLMAGEDFASYAKEIPGFFLHLGVSNPDRKVYPWHHPKFNLDEEALPIGMAILAESAMEYLKK; encoded by the coding sequence ATGTTAAATATAAAAGAAGAATCTTTTAAGATAAAGGAGGATATTATTAAGGTTAGGCGAGAGATTCATGCCAACCCTGAATTAGGCTTTGAAGAGTGGGAGACTGCAAGGCTAGTAGCTGACTACTTAAGATCTTTAGGATTAGAAGTAGAAGAAGGGATAGCCAAGACTGGAGTTGTGGGCTTTTTAGAAGGAAAGAATAGGGACAAAGTAATTGCTATTAGAGCAGATATGGATGCCTTACCGATCAAGGAGCAGAATGAGTGTGAATATAAATCTCAGACTGAAGGTAAGATGCATGCCTGTGGACATGACTCCCATACTGCTATGGTCTTAGGTGTGGCCAAGTTACTGACTAAATTCAAAGACCAGTTAGAGGGTAGTGTGAAATTTATCTTCCAACCAAATGAGGAGCAGACTGAAATGCCTGGCGGTGCAGATACTATGATTGAAGAAGGGGTATTAGAAGACCCAAAGGTAGAAGCTATCCTTGGAATCCATGTCAATCCACAGCTAGAGGTAGGGACAGTTGGAATCAAAGAAGGTCCGATTATGGCTGCTACTGATAAGTTCAAGATAACCATCAAAGGTGAAGGTGGTCATGGTGCAGCTCCCCATGAGACTATAGATGCAATTATTATCGCTGCTGATATAGTCCAGAATCTACAATCGATAGTCAGTAGAAGAATCAGCCCAGTAGAACCAACTGTCTTGACAATTGGTAAATTATGTGGTGGTGAGAGCTATAATGTTATTGCTGATGAAGTTGAGATTGAGGGGACAGTTAGGACTGTAAATCCAGAGGTTAGAGATAAAGTCCCTTTACTAATGGAGCAGACTATCGATGGAGTTACTGATATCTTTGGTGGTGACTATACCTTTGATTATCAATTTGGCCATTCGGTCTTAGAGAATGATAAGAAGTTAACTGCTTTAATCACTCAAGTGAGTAAAGAGATAATTGGTGAAGATAATACAGTTATCTTAAAGAATCCACTGATGGCAGGGGAGGATTTTGCTAGTTATGCCAAAGAGATACCAGGTTTCTTCTTACATCTAGGAGTCAGTAATCCTGATAGAAAGGTTTATCCCTGGCATCATCCTAAGTTCAACCTAGATGAAGAGGCATTACCTATTGGAATGGCTATCTTAGCTGAGTCTGCTATGGAATATCTAAAGAAATAG
- a CDS encoding methionine ABC transporter permease, translated as MKEVFSLLIKDSGLLWEGILQTSYMVSISMLLGALFGIPLGVGVVVTEEGNILENKAINLILSTFINITRSIPFIILMVALIPLTRMIVGTSIGTSAAVVSLTIGAVPFIGRIVEGALKEVDGGVVEAAQAMGANPWEIISKVLLPEALPSLVLGLTITAISLIGYSAIAGAIGAGGLGDIAIRYGYHRFQTDIMIKTVVLLVVIVQIIQNLGTYLARRLDHS; from the coding sequence ATGAAAGAAGTGTTCTCTCTTTTAATTAAAGATAGTGGACTTTTATGGGAAGGAATCTTACAGACATCATATATGGTGTCAATCTCGATGCTTTTAGGAGCTTTATTTGGAATTCCTCTAGGAGTAGGAGTAGTTGTCACTGAAGAAGGTAATATTTTAGAGAATAAAGCTATAAATTTAATATTAAGTACATTTATAAATATCACCCGTTCTATTCCCTTTATTATCTTGATGGTAGCCTTAATCCCTTTGACTAGGATGATAGTAGGAACTTCGATTGGGACCTCAGCAGCTGTTGTCTCATTGACCATTGGAGCTGTTCCTTTTATAGGAAGGATTGTAGAAGGAGCTTTAAAAGAGGTTGATGGTGGTGTTGTAGAGGCTGCTCAAGCAATGGGAGCAAACCCTTGGGAGATTATTAGTAAGGTACTATTACCAGAAGCTCTACCATCTTTGGTCTTAGGATTAACAATTACTGCTATTAGTTTAATTGGTTATTCGGCGATAGCAGGGGCTATTGGAGCTGGTGGATTAGGAGATATAGCAATCCGCTATGGATATCACCGTTTCCAAACTGATATTATGATTAAAACAGTTGTCTTATTGGTTGTGATAGTTCAAATCATTCAAAACTTAGGAACTTATCTAGCAAGAAGGTTAGACCACTCGTAA
- a CDS encoding helix-turn-helix domain-containing protein has protein sequence MGRKFIEVKTLHRYTIEELQQLASETSSKYTNSVLMAVIMCYNGVDTTIIMDTLGKSRSTITRYINQWNDSPLNIIDQRGGNIPSELTVDIIKDIKYIVVNKKPNDFGYIQNVWTSALLAKYVEDKYGPKYSSSMIRKLLKKLGFSYKRGLYKPTKADPELQKEFKKKRKIY, from the coding sequence ATGGGCAGAAAATTCATTGAAGTTAAAACATTACACAGATATACTATTGAAGAATTACAACAATTAGCCTCTGAAACTTCAAGTAAATATACTAATTCTGTATTAATGGCAGTTATTATGTGTTATAACGGCGTTGATACTACAATAATCATGGATACTTTAGGAAAATCTCGATCTACTATTACAAGGTATATTAATCAATGGAACGATAGTCCTTTAAATATAATTGACCAACGTGGTGGTAATATACCAAGTGAATTAACAGTAGACATCATTAAGGATATTAAATATATAGTTGTAAATAAAAAACCTAATGATTTTGGTTATATCCAAAATGTATGGACTAGTGCTTTACTTGCTAAATATGTTGAAGATAAATATGGCCCTAAATATTCTTCTTCAATGATTAGAAAATTACTTAAAAAGTTAGGATTCAGTTATAAAAGAGGACTTTATAAACCTACTAAAGCAGATCCTGAATTACAAAAAGAGTTTAAAAAAAAACGAAAAATTTACTAG
- a CDS encoding TIGR03905 family TSCPD domain-containing protein — protein sequence MQVFKTSGVCAREIKFKINDENIIEEVEFIGGCSGNQSAIAALAEGQTVEYVADKLAGIECRNGTSCPDQLSKALKDLV from the coding sequence ATGCAAGTCTTTAAAACAAGTGGAGTCTGTGCTAGAGAGATTAAATTTAAGATTAATGATGAAAATATTATTGAAGAGGTAGAATTTATTGGGGGGTGTAGTGGTAACCAGTCAGCTATTGCAGCTTTAGCAGAAGGTCAAACAGTTGAGTATGTGGCTGATAAATTAGCAGGAATTGAATGTCGTAATGGAACTTCTTGTCCTGACCAACTAAGTAAGGCTTTGAAAGATTTGGTATAA
- a CDS encoding MBL fold metallo-hydrolase, with protein sequence MKITFLGTGTSHGVPVIGCECPTCISEDSKNKRYRSSIYIEVDNTSLLIDTPPELRLQLLENNIRKVDAVLFTHPHADHLMGFDDLRGINRLQSSSIPCYGNKMTIEEIEKVFSYILNPIQIGGGIPQVTLHKVNTEFEINSNIITPIPVKHGGLDIFGYRIDKFAYLTDCSYIPENSFTLLEGIKLLVIDALRYRSHSTHMNIEEALKIADRLGVSKAYFTHLSHDLEYNKVNSELPDHVKLAYDGLQLVINSN encoded by the coding sequence ATGAAAATAACTTTTTTAGGTACTGGTACATCCCATGGTGTTCCAGTAATTGGGTGTGAATGTCCTACATGTATTTCAGAGGATTCTAAGAATAAACGTTATCGTTCTTCAATTTATATAGAAGTTGATAATACTTCTTTATTAATTGATACTCCTCCTGAATTAAGGTTGCAGTTATTAGAGAATAATATTAGAAAGGTTGATGCAGTACTCTTTACTCATCCCCATGCTGACCATTTAATGGGCTTTGATGATTTAAGGGGGATTAATCGTTTGCAAAGCAGTAGTATTCCTTGTTATGGTAATAAAATGACTATAGAAGAGATAGAGAAGGTCTTCTCTTATATCTTAAATCCAATCCAAATAGGTGGAGGTATTCCACAGGTAACTTTACACAAGGTCAATACGGAGTTTGAGATTAATAGTAACATAATTACACCTATCCCAGTTAAACATGGAGGTTTAGATATCTTTGGTTACAGAATAGATAAATTCGCCTATTTAACTGATTGTAGTTATATACCAGAGAATAGCTTTACATTATTGGAGGGTATTAAGTTACTAGTAATAGATGCTTTACGTTATAGATCCCATTCCACCCATATGAATATTGAAGAGGCTTTGAAAATAGCAGATAGATTAGGGGTTTCTAAAGCCTACTTTACCCACTTATCCCATGATTTAGAGTATAATAAGGTTAATAGTGAATTACCTGACCATGTTAAACTTGCTTATGATGGTTTGCAACTAGTTATAAACTCTAATTAG
- a CDS encoding MetQ/NlpA family ABC transporter substrate-binding protein has protein sequence MKRNLLILISVLLVGLLVVGCGGSKEASVKADKIVVGATPVPHAEILNDVVKELLEKEGITLEIKEFTDYVTPNLALADGSIDANFFQHVPYLSNFAEKRGLDLVSIAKVHVEPIGLYSKEISKFEELKDGSVIAIPSDATNEGRALLLLESKGLIKLSEQAGLTATPVDIVENPKNLEFKELEAAQLPRVLKDVTAAIINTNYALEADLVPTKDALIIEGSESPYANILAVRTEDKDDKTLQKLVEALNSPEVKQYIEDKYKGAIVPAFN, from the coding sequence ATGAAAAGAAATTTACTTATTTTAATATCTGTATTATTGGTAGGACTATTAGTAGTTGGATGTGGAGGTAGCAAAGAAGCTAGCGTTAAGGCTGATAAGATTGTGGTAGGGGCTACACCAGTACCCCATGCTGAAATCTTAAATGATGTAGTTAAAGAGTTATTAGAGAAGGAAGGAATTACTTTAGAGATTAAGGAGTTTACTGATTATGTTACTCCAAACTTGGCATTAGCAGATGGGAGTATTGATGCAAACTTCTTCCAGCATGTTCCGTATCTAAGTAACTTTGCTGAAAAGAGAGGTCTAGACTTAGTCTCTATCGCCAAGGTTCATGTAGAGCCAATTGGACTTTATTCAAAGGAGATTTCTAAATTTGAAGAGTTAAAAGATGGTTCAGTAATCGCTATTCCTAGTGATGCAACTAATGAAGGAAGAGCATTATTATTATTAGAATCTAAGGGTCTTATTAAGTTAAGTGAGCAAGCTGGTTTAACAGCTACTCCAGTGGATATTGTAGAGAATCCAAAAAATTTAGAATTTAAAGAGCTAGAAGCAGCTCAATTACCAAGAGTATTAAAGGACGTTACTGCTGCTATTATTAATACTAACTATGCTCTAGAAGCTGATTTAGTACCTACAAAGGATGCACTTATTATTGAAGGTAGTGAATCACCTTATGCTAATATCTTAGCTGTAAGAACAGAGGATAAAGATGATAAAACTCTACAAAAATTAGTAGAAGCATTGAATTCTCCAGAAGTTAAGCAGTATATTGAAGATAAATATAAAGGTGCTATTGTACCTGCATTTAATTAA
- a CDS encoding IS630 family transposase translates to MIEPLSDISFWALDETNVLLESNNYYSWSPKGQPTIIEKNGTRKGLNIIGATEVLRDFYFLYEKYKKGTKDSISICATEIISFLEKLLEYDHQRGIEKTFVLLDNASIHRADLVKKFVRKNKDHLFLLFQPPYSPELNPQENMWNWMKKFLSNKSAYTSIEELSNQLKIFSDYTNSNPEKIKQRAGARNYFG, encoded by the coding sequence ATCATTGAACCTCTTTCCGATATATCTTTTTGGGCTTTAGATGAAACAAATGTTCTCTTAGAATCAAATAATTATTATAGTTGGAGTCCTAAAGGACAACCAACTATAATTGAAAAGAATGGAACACGTAAAGGTCTTAATATCATAGGTGCTACTGAAGTATTAAGAGATTTCTATTTCCTCTATGAAAAATATAAAAAAGGAACAAAAGATTCTATTTCAATCTGTGCTACAGAAATTATTTCTTTTTTAGAAAAATTATTAGAATATGACCATCAAAGAGGTATAGAAAAAACTTTTGTACTTTTAGATAATGCTAGTATTCATAGAGCAGATCTAGTAAAGAAATTTGTTCGCAAAAATAAAGATCATTTATTTCTATTATTCCAACCTCCATATTCTCCTGAACTTAACCCTCAGGAGAATATGTGGAATTGGATGAAGAAGTTTTTATCTAATAAGTCTGCTTATACATCCATTGAAGAATTATCAAACCAATTGAAGATATTTTCTGATTATACTAATAGTAACCCTGAAAAGATAAAACAACGTGCAGGTGCTAGGAATTATTTTGGATAA
- a CDS encoding P-II family nitrogen regulator — protein MRKIEAIIKPAKLNVVKDALNEIGIKGMTVTEAKGFGRQKGKKEIIRGAEYKVDFLSKVKLEIVCKEEDTEKILDIIIANAKTGEIGDGKIFIYPVEEVVRIRTGERGETAI, from the coding sequence ATGAGAAAGATAGAAGCAATAATTAAACCAGCAAAATTAAATGTGGTTAAAGATGCATTAAATGAGATTGGTATAAAAGGAATGACTGTAACAGAAGCTAAAGGTTTTGGAAGACAGAAGGGCAAGAAAGAGATTATAAGGGGAGCAGAGTATAAGGTTGATTTTTTATCTAAGGTTAAATTAGAGATTGTCTGTAAAGAGGAAGATACAGAAAAAATATTGGATATTATAATTGCTAATGCAAAAACTGGCGAGATAGGTGATGGTAAGATATTTATTTATCCAGTTGAAGAGGTTGTTAGAATTAGAACTGGTGAAAGAGGAGAAACTGCGATATAA
- a CDS encoding MetQ/NlpA family ABC transporter substrate-binding protein, with amino-acid sequence MKKNISIFITLLVAVIALTGCGTKEASIDKKIVIGVTPVPHTAILENVVKPILAKEGITIEIKEFTDYVTPNLALADGSIDANYFQHIPYLNNFKEKRGLDLTEVTKVHIPPTALYSDKISSLEELAAGSLVAIPSDPTNEGRALLLLERAGLIKLADTVELTATPADIVENPKSLKFKELEAAQLPRILKDVNAAVITANYAIEAGFKPAEDAIIKEDATSPYANVLAVRTEDKDNPVIKKLAEALNSQAVKDFIIEEYQGNIIPAF; translated from the coding sequence ATGAAGAAGAATATCAGTATTTTTATAACTTTATTGGTTGCTGTAATAGCATTGACTGGTTGTGGTACAAAGGAAGCCAGTATCGATAAGAAGATAGTAATTGGGGTAACCCCTGTTCCTCATACTGCTATCTTAGAGAATGTAGTTAAACCGATTTTAGCTAAAGAAGGAATTACGATAGAGATAAAAGAGTTTACTGACTATGTTACTCCAAATTTAGCTTTAGCAGATGGAAGTATCGATGCCAATTACTTCCAGCATATACCTTATTTGAATAACTTTAAAGAGAAGAGAGGTTTAGATTTAACTGAGGTTACTAAGGTTCATATTCCACCTACTGCTTTATATTCTGATAAGATAAGTAGTTTAGAAGAGTTAGCAGCAGGGAGTTTAGTAGCAATTCCTAGTGACCCAACCAATGAGGGAAGAGCATTATTACTATTAGAAAGAGCAGGTCTGATTAAATTAGCTGATACTGTAGAATTAACAGCTACCCCTGCTGATATTGTAGAGAATCCAAAGAGTTTAAAGTTTAAAGAGCTAGAAGCCGCCCAATTACCTAGAATCTTAAAGGATGTTAATGCAGCAGTGATTACTGCTAACTATGCGATTGAAGCAGGATTTAAACCAGCTGAAGATGCAATTATCAAAGAAGATGCTACTTCTCCTTATGCCAATGTCTTAGCAGTAAGGACAGAGGATAAGGATAATCCTGTAATTAAGAAGCTAGCAGAAGCCTTAAACTCTCAAGCGGTGAAAGACTTTATTATTGAAGAGTATCAGGGGAACATTATTCCTGCTTTTTAA
- a CDS encoding terminase small subunit produces MLKKILYYLSKLLQRKITLDKNFSESKIEKEEFPEDTIVREKWGKLKGKESNPLNKRQKRFVIEYLKDYNIEKSAIRAGYSKRTAMANGTTLLSLAKINKAIKEERSKRTNK; encoded by the coding sequence ATGTTAAAAAAGATTCTATACTATTTATCTAAACTACTTCAAAGAAAAATCACTCTGGATAAGAACTTCTCAGAATCAAAAATAGAAAAAGAGGAGTTTCCTGAGGATACTATTGTAAGAGAAAAATGGGGTAAATTAAAAGGAAAGGAATCAAATCCACTAAATAAACGTCAAAAAAGATTTGTAATAGAATATTTGAAGGACTACAATATTGAGAAATCAGCAATTAGAGCAGGCTATTCAAAAAGAACTGCCATGGCTAATGGTACTACACTTTTATCTTTAGCAAAGATTAATAAAGCAATTAAAGAAGAAAGAAGTAAAAGAACCAATAAATAA
- a CDS encoding methionine ABC transporter ATP-binding protein, which yields MIKINNLTKVYHSKDKQVVAFDNINLEIDEGEIFGVIGPSGAGKSTLIRCLNLLEMPTSGEVIIDGQDITKLSTHKLREARKEMGMIFQRFNLLKSRTVADNVAFPLEIAGRSKKEIALKVAELLELVGLADKANNYPSQLSGGQQQRVGIARALANNPKVLLCDEATSALDPETTHSILELLKEINDKLGITIVIITHEMEVIKEICTKVAVLDKGTIAEHGDVIDIFTNPQAAVTKKFIERVINANVPEELLSRVTVVNPDKGRLVKVSFIGESAGKPMISELVHNFAIDANILYGNIDKIQGTPFGTLIIELTCENPALIEDGINYLVKELEVKVEVIEDERSVLSFN from the coding sequence ATGATTAAGATTAATAATTTAACAAAGGTTTATCATAGTAAGGATAAACAAGTAGTGGCTTTTGATAATATTAATCTAGAGATAGATGAGGGAGAGATCTTTGGAGTAATTGGACCAAGTGGTGCTGGCAAGAGTACTTTAATCCGTTGTCTTAACCTACTAGAGATGCCGACATCAGGAGAGGTAATTATAGATGGTCAGGACATTACTAAATTAAGCACCCATAAATTACGTGAAGCAAGAAAAGAGATGGGGATGATTTTTCAAAGGTTTAATCTACTTAAATCAAGGACTGTAGCTGATAATGTAGCTTTTCCCCTAGAGATCGCAGGTAGGAGTAAAAAGGAGATTGCTCTTAAAGTAGCAGAGCTATTAGAATTGGTTGGTCTTGCTGATAAAGCTAATAACTACCCTAGCCAGCTCAGTGGAGGGCAACAGCAGAGGGTAGGGATTGCTAGAGCTTTGGCAAATAACCCAAAGGTATTGCTCTGTGATGAGGCTACTTCGGCCTTAGACCCAGAGACTACCCACTCTATTTTGGAGCTATTAAAAGAGATTAATGATAAGTTGGGGATTACTATTGTAATCATAACCCATGAGATGGAAGTAATTAAAGAGATATGTACCAAGGTAGCAGTCTTGGATAAAGGAACTATTGCTGAGCATGGTGATGTGATCGATATCTTCACCAATCCTCAGGCAGCGGTTACTAAGAAATTTATTGAGAGAGTAATCAATGCCAATGTCCCAGAGGAATTATTATCTAGGGTAACTGTTGTCAATCCAGATAAAGGTAGATTGGTCAAAGTATCCTTTATCGGTGAATCAGCAGGAAAGCCAATGATCTCAGAGCTGGTGCATAATTTTGCAATTGATGCTAATATACTTTACGGTAATATAGATAAGATTCAAGGAACACCCTTTGGAACATTAATTATTGAATTAACTTGTGAGAATCCAGCGTTAATTGAGGATGGGATTAATTATCTAGTTAAAGAGCTAGAGGTTAAAGTGGAGGTGATTGAGGATGAAAGAAGTGTTCTCTCTTTTAATTAA
- a CDS encoding ECF transporter S component yields MDLKKMTNIGVLSALSLILMITIKFPIIPVVPYLLYEAGDLPILIIAFLYGPGSAVGATLILSILMFIFVGLGGPFGAFMHFLATGTLVFVAGYIYHQNRTQKTAVYGLIAGSIAMTVIMAFANVLLTPIFYGIPRQEVLKVLVPGIIPFNITKAFINSGLTLLVYKKLAEFLKSKGVLYSLNN; encoded by the coding sequence ATGGATTTGAAGAAGATGACTAACATTGGAGTGTTATCGGCATTATCTTTGATTCTGATGATTACTATTAAGTTCCCAATTATCCCAGTAGTACCTTACTTACTTTATGAAGCAGGTGATCTACCGATTTTAATTATAGCTTTTCTTTATGGTCCTGGGTCTGCTGTAGGAGCTACTCTAATCTTATCAATTTTAATGTTTATCTTTGTAGGGCTGGGAGGACCTTTTGGTGCCTTTATGCATTTTTTAGCAACAGGAACTCTAGTCTTTGTTGCAGGTTATATTTATCATCAGAATCGAACCCAAAAGACTGCCGTTTATGGTTTGATTGCAGGTTCTATAGCTATGACTGTTATTATGGCATTTGCCAATGTTTTATTGACACCTATATTCTATGGTATTCCTCGTCAAGAGGTATTGAAGGTCTTGGTACCAGGAATAATCCCTTTTAATATTACTAAGGCGTTTATTAATTCTGGGTTGACCTTACTTGTTTATAAGAAACTGGCTGAATTTTTGAAATCAAAAGGGGTATTATATTCATTGAATAACTAA